One segment of Pseudodesulfovibrio sp. 5S69 DNA contains the following:
- a CDS encoding response regulator: MPARVLLVDDEKGFVDTMAKRLENRGYTVGVAYDGPQAINALGKGDIFFDVVVLDVKMPGMDGNEALKRIKADHPLVEVIMLTGHATVESAIEGMKSGAFDYLMKPCDLESLMAKIGEAQDKKEAHENKILEARARHIVLRRGE; the protein is encoded by the coding sequence ATGCCTGCAAGAGTACTGCTCGTGGACGACGAGAAAGGGTTTGTGGACACCATGGCCAAGCGGCTGGAGAACCGGGGCTACACCGTGGGCGTGGCCTACGACGGTCCGCAGGCGATCAACGCCCTGGGCAAGGGGGACATCTTTTTCGACGTGGTCGTCCTGGACGTCAAGATGCCGGGCATGGACGGCAACGAGGCCCTGAAGCGGATCAAGGCCGACCACCCCCTGGTGGAGGTGATCATGCTGACCGGCCACGCCACGGTGGAGTCCGCCATCGAGGGCATGAAGTCCGGGGCCTTCGACTACCTGATGAAGCCGTGCGACCTGGAAAGCCTCATGGCCAAGATCGGCGAGGCCCAGGACAAGAAGGAGGCCCATGAGAACAAGATCCTCGAGGCCAGGGCCCGGCACATCGTCCTGCGCCGGGGCGAGTAG
- a CDS encoding response regulator, protein MADGPIRVLLVDDELGFLEVLAKRMGKRGYLVTTAGSGAESVRVLRDNDFDVAVLDLKLGDMDGIEVLQIMKKMVPEMPVIMLTGHGSEQAAREGVESGAFDYLLKPCDLDDLLEKVGEAVAG, encoded by the coding sequence ATGGCCGACGGCCCCATCCGCGTGCTACTGGTCGACGACGAGCTCGGCTTTCTCGAAGTGCTGGCCAAGCGCATGGGCAAGCGCGGCTACCTGGTGACCACGGCGGGCAGCGGGGCCGAGTCCGTCCGGGTCCTCCGGGACAACGATTTCGACGTGGCCGTCCTCGATCTCAAGCTCGGGGATATGGACGGCATAGAGGTCTTGCAGATAATGAAGAAGATGGTGCCGGAGATGCCGGTCATCATGCTCACCGGCCACGGCTCGGAGCAGGCCGCCAGGGAGGGTGTCGAGTCCGGCGCCTTCGACTACCTGCTCAAGCCGTGCGACCTGGACGATCTCCTCGAAAAGGTCGGGGAGGCCGTGGCCGGGTAG
- a CDS encoding sigma-54-dependent transcriptional regulator encodes MADIKALLVDDEESFRNTLCKRLKRRGMTVEQAGSGEEALDLLAAFQPDVILLDVKMPGMDGLTALHKIKEVNPLIEVVMLTGHASMEIAIRGMELGAFDYLMKPVEFEELLYKLEDAFKRKQYHEDRITARSSGS; translated from the coding sequence ATGGCCGACATAAAAGCGCTCCTCGTGGATGACGAGGAATCCTTTCGAAACACCTTGTGCAAGCGGCTTAAGCGCCGGGGCATGACCGTGGAGCAGGCTGGCTCGGGCGAGGAGGCCCTGGATCTGCTGGCGGCCTTCCAGCCGGACGTCATCCTGCTCGACGTGAAGATGCCCGGCATGGACGGGCTGACCGCCCTGCACAAGATCAAGGAAGTGAACCCGCTGATCGAGGTGGTCATGCTCACGGGCCACGCCAGCATGGAGATCGCCATCCGGGGCATGGAACTCGGGGCCTTCGACTATCTGATGAAGCCCGTGGAGTTCGAGGAGTTGCTCTACAAGCTCGAGGACGCCTTCAAGCGCAAGCAGTACCACGAGGACCGCATCACGGCCCGATCCAGCGGGTCGTGA
- a CDS encoding PEP/pyruvate-binding domain-containing protein, producing MGLFDWLRFRKKEKTPEERAEMRRVFATRYDHFRLLIQANTRAHELMGELEEALRGFTPYGMHFVRTLCTRISTSIYQMVRHLGELETQGHDDLVAAMQAINERIMEELEPEVHAVGGEPVIDLAEVNRDHADLCGPKMAMLGEAGASLGLRIPSGFVITVAAYQRFAQSQGLGVEIDRLIQTMAGDDRESVFQASSSIMQLIMETRLPDDLAEAILAAYDRLAGTLGAPPDLAVRSSALGEDIEGSSFAGQYRSVLNVDRSSLLDAYKEVVASKYSRQAMAYRLSHGIRDDDVAMSVGCMTMVEASAGGVAYSGNPVNVRDDRVSISSVWGLPKPVVDGTAGTDEFIVARDPLRVEEVHVAEKADMYVCSPHEGVCREELTGDKGTQPSLTGEQALLVARETVRIEEHFGTPQDIEWAMTPDGAFHLLQCRPLMRVISGGDSAPAANLPEPVLTGGRTASPGVGVGPAFTLRKDVDALTFPDGGVLILRQALPSRAALLDRASALISEQGGMAGHLANVAREFGVPALFGVKDAVGRFENGRILTVDAEGRAVYDGAVEALLKDTPRQRIMRGSPVQGALRKAARHIVRLNLTNPESPEFKPANCRTLHDVMRYCHERAVNVMFEFGTHDDYIEAASRQLICDVPKQFWILNLDDGFSPEGLARKDRCILLEHIVSYPMQMLWEGMQAVPWEGPPPVHGRGLMSVMFEATMNPDLVPSAGTRYTQKNYFMVSKNYCSLQSRFGFHFCGVEALVGERISENYASFQFKGGAANMERRIRRARFVGDLLEMFDFRVRVRQDNMFARVEGLDHDTMGHRLKIIGYLITHTRQLDMIMSDDAAVARRKERFLKDFKLFDG from the coding sequence ATGGGCCTGTTCGACTGGCTGCGCTTCCGCAAGAAGGAAAAGACCCCCGAGGAGCGGGCCGAGATGCGCCGCGTCTTCGCCACGCGCTACGACCATTTCCGGCTGCTCATCCAGGCCAACACCCGGGCCCACGAACTCATGGGCGAACTGGAGGAGGCCCTGCGCGGTTTCACCCCCTACGGCATGCACTTCGTGCGCACCCTGTGCACGCGCATCTCCACTTCCATCTACCAGATGGTCCGCCACCTGGGGGAGCTGGAGACGCAGGGCCACGACGACCTGGTCGCGGCCATGCAGGCCATCAACGAGCGGATCATGGAGGAGCTGGAGCCCGAGGTCCACGCCGTGGGCGGCGAACCGGTCATCGACCTGGCCGAGGTCAACCGCGACCACGCCGACCTGTGCGGCCCCAAGATGGCCATGCTCGGCGAGGCCGGGGCCAGCCTGGGCCTGCGCATCCCGTCCGGCTTCGTCATCACCGTGGCCGCCTACCAGCGGTTCGCCCAGAGCCAGGGGCTCGGCGTGGAGATCGACCGACTCATCCAGACCATGGCGGGCGATGACCGCGAGTCCGTGTTCCAGGCCTCGTCCAGCATCATGCAGCTGATCATGGAGACCCGCCTGCCCGACGACCTGGCCGAGGCCATCCTGGCCGCTTATGACCGGCTGGCCGGGACCTTGGGCGCGCCGCCGGATCTGGCCGTGCGATCCAGCGCGCTGGGCGAGGACATCGAGGGCTCGTCCTTTGCGGGCCAGTACCGGTCCGTGCTCAACGTGGACCGCTCCTCCCTGCTCGACGCCTACAAGGAGGTGGTCGCCTCCAAATATTCCCGCCAGGCCATGGCCTACCGGCTGAGCCACGGCATCCGCGACGACGACGTGGCCATGTCCGTGGGCTGCATGACCATGGTCGAGGCCTCGGCCGGGGGCGTGGCCTATTCCGGCAACCCGGTCAACGTGCGCGACGACCGCGTGTCCATCAGCTCGGTCTGGGGGTTGCCCAAGCCGGTGGTGGACGGCACGGCCGGGACCGACGAATTTATCGTCGCCCGCGACCCCCTGCGCGTGGAGGAGGTCCATGTGGCCGAGAAGGCCGACATGTACGTATGCAGCCCGCACGAGGGCGTGTGTCGCGAGGAGTTGACCGGGGACAAGGGGACGCAGCCGTCCCTGACCGGGGAGCAGGCCCTGCTCGTGGCCCGCGAGACCGTGCGCATCGAGGAGCATTTCGGCACACCCCAGGACATCGAATGGGCCATGACCCCGGACGGGGCCTTCCATCTGCTGCAATGCCGCCCGCTCATGCGCGTCATTTCCGGAGGCGACTCGGCGCCCGCGGCCAACCTGCCCGAACCGGTGCTGACCGGCGGGCGGACCGCCAGCCCGGGCGTGGGCGTGGGCCCGGCCTTCACCTTGCGCAAGGATGTGGACGCCCTGACCTTTCCGGACGGCGGGGTGCTCATCCTGCGTCAGGCCCTGCCCAGCCGGGCGGCGCTGCTGGACCGCGCCAGCGCCCTCATCTCCGAGCAGGGCGGCATGGCCGGGCACCTGGCCAACGTGGCCCGCGAGTTCGGGGTCCCGGCCCTGTTCGGGGTCAAGGACGCGGTGGGCCGGTTCGAGAACGGCCGCATCCTGACCGTGGACGCCGAGGGGCGTGCGGTCTACGACGGCGCGGTGGAGGCCCTGCTCAAGGACACCCCCCGGCAGCGGATCATGCGCGGCAGCCCGGTCCAGGGCGCCCTGCGCAAGGCCGCCCGCCACATCGTCCGCCTGAACCTGACCAACCCGGAGTCCCCGGAATTCAAGCCCGCCAACTGCCGGACCCTGCACGACGTCATGCGCTACTGCCATGAGCGGGCCGTGAACGTCATGTTCGAGTTCGGCACCCACGATGACTACATCGAGGCCGCCAGCCGCCAGCTCATCTGCGACGTGCCCAAGCAGTTCTGGATCCTCAACCTGGACGACGGGTTCTCGCCCGAGGGCCTGGCGCGCAAGGACCGCTGCATCCTGCTCGAACACATCGTCTCCTATCCCATGCAGATGCTTTGGGAGGGCATGCAGGCCGTGCCCTGGGAAGGCCCGCCGCCGGTCCACGGCCGGGGGCTCATGTCGGTCATGTTCGAGGCCACCATGAACCCGGACCTGGTCCCGTCCGCGGGCACCCGCTACACCCAGAAGAACTATTTCATGGTCTCGAAGAACTACTGTTCGCTCCAGTCCCGCTTCGGCTTCCACTTCTGCGGGGTCGAGGCCCTGGTCGGCGAGCGGATCAGCGAGAACTACGCCTCCTTCCAGTTCAAGGGCGGGGCCGCCAACATGGAGCGCCGCATCCGTCGCGCCCGGTTCGTGGGCGACCTCCTGGAGATGTTCGACTTCCGCGTCCGCGTGCGCCAGGACAACATGTTCGCCCGCGTCGAGGGCCTGGACCACGACACCATGGGCCACCGTCTCAAGATCATCGGCTACCTCATCACCCACACCCGCCAGCTCGACATGATCATGTCCGACGACGCCGCCGTCGCCCGCCGCAAGGAACGGTTCCTCAAGGACTTCAAGTTGTTCGATGGATGA
- the tmcA gene encoding acidic tetraheme cytochrome c3 TmcA, with product MKKNTFTLAASMLTVTLLVVVYMAPTAFSQDDMTQVPVDGFAKLERPRVPFMHDAHNEKAGLDDCVICHHSKNDDGTRNMEESSEGEPCSSCHAEKRTDGGTPLMRAYHLQCQGCHKKEGKGPVACAQCHPKS from the coding sequence ATGAAAAAGAATACCTTCACACTCGCGGCCTCCATGCTGACCGTCACTCTGCTGGTCGTCGTGTACATGGCCCCCACGGCCTTTTCCCAGGACGACATGACCCAGGTGCCCGTGGACGGCTTCGCCAAGCTCGAACGCCCCCGCGTGCCCTTCATGCATGACGCACACAACGAAAAGGCCGGCCTGGACGACTGCGTCATCTGCCACCATTCCAAGAACGACGACGGCACCCGCAACATGGAAGAATCCTCCGAGGGCGAGCCTTGCAGCTCCTGCCACGCGGAGAAGCGCACCGACGGCGGCACCCCGCTCATGCGCGCCTACCACCTCCAGTGCCAGGGCTGTCACAAGAAGGAAGGCAAGGGCCCGGTCGCCTGCGCCCAATGCCATCCTAAATCCTAA
- the tmcB gene encoding electron transfer complex ferredoxin TmcB yields the protein MSHIADRIISDVGLEAGVAALTTDKIEKVVNQVLKGETGAKLRAYKETCMRCGLCSQGCHYYMSHDADPSYSPVNKATETMYELMDKKGKVSPQRIYEMAQMAYTECNLCKRCAHYCPIGIDTGYIMSMVRRICYLLDVVPQYIRDTAHSHASTMNQMWVKDDEWIDSLQWQEDEARDEFPDLRIPLDKEGAEVYYSVIAPEPKFRTQLIYQAAAIMNAAGIDWTMPSHPGWDNSDMCMFVGDFENMGRLKRAHYESAQKLRVKRIVMGECGHAFRSVYDMGNRWLGHKKMPVPVNHAIEFYWELINEGKIKITHQYENPVTIQDPCNIIRGRGLMDKLRDVVHFLCKEVVEMTPNREHNYCCCAGGGVINCGPPFKNTRMTGNRVKAEQLKATGVHDVVIPCHNCHGGIEDIIGYYDLGMHGKFISDIIYELMEKPEV from the coding sequence ATGAGTCACATAGCTGACAGAATCATATCCGATGTCGGCCTTGAAGCCGGCGTCGCCGCGTTGACCACCGACAAAATCGAGAAGGTGGTCAACCAGGTGCTCAAAGGTGAAACCGGTGCCAAACTCCGGGCGTACAAGGAGACGTGCATGCGGTGCGGCCTCTGTTCACAGGGCTGCCACTACTACATGTCCCACGACGCCGACCCGAGCTACTCGCCCGTGAACAAGGCCACCGAGACCATGTACGAACTGATGGACAAGAAGGGCAAGGTCTCGCCCCAGCGGATCTACGAGATGGCCCAGATGGCCTACACCGAGTGCAACCTCTGCAAGCGGTGCGCCCACTACTGTCCCATCGGCATCGACACCGGCTACATCATGTCCATGGTGCGCCGCATCTGCTACCTGCTGGATGTGGTCCCGCAGTACATCCGCGACACCGCCCACTCCCACGCCTCGACCATGAACCAGATGTGGGTCAAGGACGACGAGTGGATCGACTCCCTGCAGTGGCAGGAGGACGAGGCGAGAGACGAGTTCCCGGACCTGCGCATCCCGCTCGACAAGGAAGGGGCCGAGGTCTACTACTCGGTCATCGCCCCGGAACCCAAGTTCCGGACCCAGCTCATCTACCAGGCCGCGGCCATCATGAACGCCGCCGGCATCGACTGGACCATGCCGTCGCATCCCGGCTGGGACAACTCGGACATGTGCATGTTCGTGGGCGACTTCGAAAACATGGGCCGCCTCAAACGCGCCCACTACGAGTCCGCCCAGAAGCTGCGCGTCAAGCGCATCGTCATGGGCGAGTGCGGCCACGCCTTCCGTTCGGTCTACGACATGGGCAACCGCTGGCTCGGCCACAAGAAGATGCCGGTCCCGGTCAACCACGCCATCGAGTTCTACTGGGAGCTGATCAACGAGGGCAAGATCAAGATCACCCACCAGTACGAGAACCCGGTGACCATCCAGGATCCGTGCAACATCATCCGCGGCCGGGGCCTCATGGACAAGCTGCGCGACGTGGTCCACTTCCTGTGCAAGGAAGTGGTCGAGATGACCCCCAACCGCGAGCACAACTACTGCTGCTGCGCGGGCGGCGGCGTGATCAACTGCGGGCCGCCGTTCAAGAACACCCGCATGACCGGCAACCGCGTCAAGGCCGAGCAGCTCAAGGCGACCGGCGTGCACGACGTGGTCATCCCCTGCCACAACTGCCACGGCGGCATCGAAGACATCATCGGCTACTATGATCTCGGAATGCACGGCAAGTTCATCAGTGACATCATCTACGAACTGATGGAAAAACCGGAAGTCTAG
- the tmcC gene encoding TmcC family electron transfer complex membrane anchor subunit, producing the protein MTDFYVFATGPLAWIAFGIFILGAIYRLVSMYSLAKAKDGSSIAYMSWYYGLRSILVWMVPFKSMGWKSDPLMTVTTFIFHLCFLLVAVFLGAHVVLWDTAFGISIPGLPSQFGDIVSFVALACCAVFAYRRFALPHVKGVTRCQDWFALVLVALPFITGVLAYHQVGSPLVMTTLHVLSGELLIALIPFTRLSHALFVLFTRAYMGSEFGGVRHAHDW; encoded by the coding sequence ATGACTGATTTCTATGTCTTCGCCACCGGCCCCCTCGCCTGGATCGCCTTCGGCATCTTCATCCTGGGCGCCATCTACCGGCTGGTCAGCATGTATTCGCTGGCCAAGGCCAAGGACGGCTCCTCCATCGCCTACATGAGCTGGTACTACGGGCTCCGCTCCATCCTGGTCTGGATGGTCCCGTTCAAGTCCATGGGCTGGAAGTCCGACCCCCTGATGACCGTGACCACCTTCATCTTCCACCTCTGCTTCCTGCTGGTGGCCGTATTCCTGGGTGCGCACGTCGTCTTGTGGGACACCGCGTTCGGCATCTCCATTCCGGGCCTGCCGTCGCAGTTCGGCGACATCGTCAGCTTCGTGGCCCTGGCCTGCTGCGCCGTCTTCGCGTACCGCCGCTTCGCGCTGCCGCACGTCAAGGGCGTCACCCGCTGCCAGGATTGGTTTGCCCTGGTCCTCGTGGCCCTGCCGTTCATCACCGGCGTCCTGGCCTACCATCAGGTCGGCTCGCCCCTGGTCATGACCACCCTGCATGTGCTCTCCGGTGAGCTGCTGATCGCCCTGATCCCGTTCACCCGCCTGAGCCACGCGCTGTTCGTCCTGTTCACCAGGGCGTACATGGGGTCCGAGTTCGGCGGCGTCCGCCATGCCCACGACTGGTAG
- the tmcD gene encoding electron transfer complex subunit TmcD: MGKISSWDWEPGQKTVVKSLSLLEGHEWQEEPYVSPDGETFVAIVKVGDGEFSVRTNDSVWEATFEKIWYPKFSPDGRLTAICQQDMEWVLVVDGEAVGETTDYIWDTMFSEDGSVIATMYKSMEQYGMCVNGEPWENLYENANMPALSKDGANTAAVVQADSLAAADIEGFKRGVYTVAVNGEAWKGRYVNIWNPVFNNAGDSLAATCRTTVYAHTIVVDDKPWPTTYNQVWEPVFCPKDGGVAAPVRVAGKWGVDKDGKTLWEPRYVQCLYLQYDASGEKLWAVVATSYGQFTACVDNAAWNETWPTVSDLVVSPDGQRAAILASDCNEDFRIVVDGTPWSGTYDMAWPAVFSPDSKTVAAKVEKNGRFRILVNGKSFERDFDAVWPPIFSEDGTKVLIRAIENNSYVRIVAEVCDF; the protein is encoded by the coding sequence ATGGGAAAAATCTCCTCATGGGATTGGGAACCCGGCCAAAAAACGGTCGTTAAATCCCTCTCCCTCCTCGAAGGACACGAATGGCAGGAAGAGCCGTACGTCTCGCCCGACGGCGAGACCTTCGTCGCGATCGTCAAGGTCGGCGACGGCGAATTCTCCGTTCGAACCAACGACTCGGTCTGGGAAGCCACGTTCGAAAAGATCTGGTATCCGAAATTCTCCCCTGACGGTCGCCTGACCGCCATCTGCCAGCAGGACATGGAATGGGTCCTGGTCGTGGACGGCGAAGCCGTCGGCGAGACCACCGACTACATCTGGGACACCATGTTCAGCGAGGACGGCTCCGTCATCGCCACCATGTACAAGTCCATGGAACAGTACGGCATGTGCGTCAACGGCGAGCCTTGGGAAAACCTGTATGAAAACGCCAACATGCCCGCCCTGTCCAAGGACGGCGCGAACACCGCCGCCGTGGTCCAGGCCGACAGCCTGGCCGCCGCCGACATCGAAGGGTTCAAGCGCGGCGTGTACACCGTGGCCGTGAACGGCGAGGCCTGGAAGGGCCGCTACGTCAACATCTGGAACCCGGTGTTCAACAACGCCGGGGACTCCCTGGCAGCCACCTGCCGGACCACGGTCTACGCCCACACCATCGTGGTCGACGACAAGCCCTGGCCCACCACCTACAACCAGGTCTGGGAGCCGGTCTTCTGTCCCAAGGACGGCGGCGTGGCCGCCCCGGTCCGCGTGGCCGGCAAGTGGGGCGTGGACAAGGACGGCAAGACCCTGTGGGAACCCCGCTACGTCCAGTGCCTCTACCTCCAGTACGACGCCTCCGGCGAGAAGCTGTGGGCCGTAGTGGCCACCAGCTACGGCCAGTTCACCGCCTGCGTGGACAACGCCGCCTGGAACGAGACCTGGCCCACCGTGTCCGACCTGGTGGTCAGCCCCGACGGGCAGCGCGCCGCCATCCTGGCCTCGGACTGCAACGAAGACTTCCGCATCGTGGTGGACGGCACCCCCTGGTCCGGCACCTACGACATGGCCTGGCCCGCGGTCTTCTCCCCGGATTCCAAGACCGTGGCCGCCAAGGTGGAAAAGAACGGCAGATTCCGCATCCTGGTCAACGGCAAGTCCTTTGAACGGGACTTCGACGCCGTGTGGCCGCCGATCTTCAGCGAGGACGGCACCAAGGTGCTCATCCGCGCCATCGAGAACAACAGCTACGTCCGCATCGTCGCGGAAGTATGCGACTTCTAA
- a CDS encoding pilus assembly protein TadG-related protein, protein MRNPLQGLNNERGFATVLVSMCMAALMGLTALAVDLGRAYLKRSALQTAADAGALAGANSLLAEGRDMQKLRLIVTNYATRNLTDADVPAKALTDADIVFLRDGVPDEKEPNQVEVTISLTGLRDNAFPLYFGKAVGKPAMNITVTSRAGLAGMCSSKCAKPFVVPTKYEWDDEAAPGTKYYQNGTLDVESPQEMATVNVLGYTQDDIGTQIIIKPGDPSLAIVPGQYNLVDLPPVNKGDPITGAAMVKENIEGCTGSNSFATVAPGDELLLEPGNSAGPVKAGASALIGLDPYAAWDESANAIEGSVFSDPMDSPRVVIISFYDPRYPPSGGRNTLTVYEMGAFFIENVDSTGNVQARFINTVAVDPDADGSDCLLRISRLMLDSSRQ, encoded by the coding sequence ATGCGCAATCCCCTCCAAGGACTGAACAACGAACGCGGCTTCGCCACCGTGCTGGTCAGCATGTGCATGGCCGCCCTCATGGGCCTGACCGCCCTGGCCGTGGACCTCGGCCGGGCCTACCTCAAGCGCAGCGCCCTGCAGACGGCGGCGGACGCCGGAGCCCTGGCCGGGGCCAATTCCCTGCTGGCCGAGGGCCGGGACATGCAGAAGCTCCGCCTGATCGTGACCAACTACGCCACCCGCAACCTGACCGACGCCGACGTGCCCGCCAAGGCCCTGACCGACGCGGACATCGTCTTCCTGCGCGACGGCGTGCCCGACGAGAAAGAGCCCAACCAGGTGGAGGTGACCATCTCCCTGACCGGCCTGCGCGACAATGCCTTTCCCCTGTACTTCGGCAAGGCCGTGGGCAAGCCCGCCATGAACATCACCGTGACCTCGCGGGCCGGGCTGGCGGGCATGTGTTCGAGCAAGTGCGCCAAGCCGTTCGTGGTACCCACCAAGTACGAGTGGGACGACGAGGCCGCGCCCGGGACCAAGTACTACCAGAACGGGACCCTGGACGTGGAGAGCCCGCAGGAGATGGCCACGGTCAACGTGCTGGGCTACACCCAGGACGACATCGGCACTCAGATCATCATCAAGCCCGGCGACCCGAGCCTGGCCATCGTGCCCGGCCAGTACAACCTGGTGGACCTGCCCCCGGTGAACAAGGGCGACCCCATCACCGGCGCGGCCATGGTCAAGGAGAACATCGAGGGGTGCACCGGCTCCAACAGCTTCGCCACCGTGGCCCCCGGCGACGAACTGCTCCTCGAACCCGGCAACTCCGCCGGGCCCGTCAAGGCCGGGGCCTCCGCCCTCATCGGGCTCGACCCCTACGCCGCCTGGGACGAATCCGCCAACGCCATCGAAGGCAGCGTCTTCAGCGACCCCATGGACAGCCCGCGCGTGGTCATCATCTCCTTCTACGACCCGCGCTACCCGCCCAGCGGCGGGCGCAACACCCTGACCGTCTACGAGATGGGCGCCTTCTTCATCGAGAACGTGGACAGCACGGGCAACGTCCAGGCGCGGTTCATCAACACCGTGGCCGTGGATCCCGACGCCGACGGCTCGGACTGCCTCCTGCGCATCAGCCGCCTCATGCTCGATTCGAGCCGCCAATAG
- a CDS encoding TadE/TadG family type IV pilus assembly protein, whose amino-acid sequence MRKNTDSLTGSAVIEFALLMSLLLVPLLAGIWDAAKMIDMNQILTRAAREGVIMASRGDDPADTVRSYVASEGLSTDHLTVSVEVGPEDRELGQEVSVFLNYNFADSTVYPWESLMPGGMTTVARAKME is encoded by the coding sequence ATGCGCAAGAACACCGACAGCTTGACCGGCAGCGCGGTCATCGAATTCGCCCTGCTCATGTCCCTGCTCCTGGTCCCCCTCCTGGCCGGGATATGGGATGCCGCAAAGATGATAGACATGAACCAAATCCTGACCCGGGCCGCCCGCGAAGGCGTGATCATGGCCTCCCGCGGCGACGACCCCGCGGATACGGTGCGCTCCTACGTGGCCTCCGAAGGGCTGTCCACGGACCACCTGACCGTGTCCGTGGAAGTCGGCCCCGAGGACCGCGAACTGGGCCAAGAGGTCTCGGTCTTCCTGAACTACAATTTCGCGGACAGCACCGTGTACCCCTGGGAGAGCCTCATGCCCGGCGGGATGACCACGGTGGCCCGCGCCAAGATGGAGTAA
- a CDS encoding TadE/TadG family type IV pilus assembly protein, with translation MMRRCDTNGKRRFGLAAVEMAMLLPVFLILLMGIMDAARLFWTQGVVRDAAFEGARMAVLNETSLDQIKAAVQKELAAGGVSQQSSVEVGPREPSQAVDVTVSVPFDFLVIDNLIPALSDSCSQVAATAVMTHER, from the coding sequence ATGATGAGACGATGCGACACGAACGGGAAGAGGCGTTTCGGACTGGCCGCCGTGGAGATGGCCATGCTGCTGCCCGTCTTCCTGATACTGCTGATGGGCATCATGGACGCGGCCCGGCTGTTCTGGACCCAGGGAGTGGTCCGGGACGCCGCTTTCGAGGGCGCGCGCATGGCCGTGCTCAACGAGACCTCCCTGGACCAGATCAAGGCCGCGGTCCAGAAGGAACTGGCCGCCGGCGGCGTCAGCCAACAGTCCTCGGTGGAGGTCGGCCCGCGCGAGCCGTCCCAGGCCGTGGACGTGACCGTGTCCGTGCCCTTTGATTTCCTGGTCATCGACAACCTGATCCCGGCTCTGAGCGACAGTTGCAGCCAGGTGGCGGCCACGGCCGTCATGACGCACGAGAGGTAG